One genomic region from Amaranthus tricolor cultivar Red isolate AtriRed21 chromosome 12, ASM2621246v1, whole genome shotgun sequence encodes:
- the LOC130797223 gene encoding beta-glucosidase 12-like isoform X2 → MKQMGVDAYRFSISWPRILPYGKLSKGVNPKGLAYYHNLIDELIENGIKPFVTLFHWDLPQALEDEYGGFLSPHVVDDFRDYSNICFKEFGGKVKHWITLNEPWTYSYGGYANGMFAPGRCSKFQQLNCTGGDSGTEPYLVAHNQILAHAAAVDLYRREYQASQKGVIGVTLVSHWFVPISEVQRHQFAAERALDFMFGWFMDPITKGEYPRSMRSLVKNRLPAFTEKQLKMVKGSFDFLGLNYYTAYYASYSSGLKMAKPNYLTDALVIQTVEKNGILIGPEAGSDWLHVYPRGIRDLLLYVKRKYNNPLIYITENGIDEINDEKLSLAEALKDPMRVQYYHDHLAFLNLAIKEGANVKGYFAWSLLDNFEWASGYTVRFGIHYVDYKNGLKRYPKLSAHWFKKFLQKIKY, encoded by the exons ATGAAACAAATGGGAGTAGATGCTTACAGATTCTCAATTTCATGGCCGAGAATATTGCCAT ATGGAAAACTAAGCAAAGGTGTGAACCCAAAAGGACTAGCATACTATCATAACCTTATTGATGAACTTATAGAGAATG GTATAAAACCTTTTGTGACTCTCTTTCACTGGGATCTCCCTCAAGCATTAGAAGATGAGTATGGTGGTTTCCTCAGTCCGCATGTTGT GGATGATTTCAGGGATTATTCAAATATTTGCTTCAAGGAATTTGGTGGCAAAGTAAAGCATTGGATTACATTGAATGAACCATGGACCTATAGTTATGGTGGATACGCTAATGGAATGTTCGCTCCCGGGAGATGTTCAAAGTTTCAGCAGCTTAACTGTACTGGTGGAGATTCAGGCACTGAGCCTTACTTGGTTGCTCACAATCAGATTCTTGCTCATGCAGCTGCAGTTGACTTGTATAGGCGTGAATACCAG GCATCTCAAAAGGGAGTAATAGGTGTCACTCTAGTATCGCACTGGTTTGTTCCAATCTCAGAAGTGCAGCGTCATCAGTTTGCAGCTGAAAGAGCTCTTGATTTCATGTTTGGATG GTTTATGGATCCAATAACAAAAGGTGAATATCCTCGTAGCATGAGATCGCTTGTAAAAAACCGGTTACCTGCATTTACTGAGAAGCAGCTGAAGATGGTGAAGGGATCTTTTGATTTCCTAGGATTGAACTATTACACCGCTTATTATGCAAGTTATTCCTCTGGTTTGAAAATGGCAAAACCCAATTACCTCACTGATGCTCTTGTAATCCAAACAG tCGAGAAAAATGGAATTCTAATCGGTCCAGAG GCGGGTTCAGATTGGCTGCATGTTTATCCAAGAGGAATTCGGGACCTTTTGCTTTATGTGAAGAGAAAATATAACAACCCTTTGATTTATATAACAGAAAACG GTATTGATGAGATTAACGATGAGAAATTATCACTCGCGGAAGCACTTAAGGATCCAATGAGGGTGCAATACTACCACGACCATCTAGCTTTCTTAAATCTAGCAATCAA GGAAGGTGCTAATGTGAAGGGATATTTTGCATGGTCATTGTTGGATAACTTTGAATGGGCCTCCGGTTACACGGTCCGATTCGGGATACACTATGTTGATTACAAAAATGGGTTAAAGAGATACCCTAAACTTTCAGCTCATTGGTTTAAGAAATTTCTACAGAAGATCAAATATTGA
- the LOC130797223 gene encoding beta-glucosidase 24-like isoform X1, translated as MGIEVQTHVFLLLLLSLLFILGNTNVAMGVNVIQANYGIGALNRSSFPGGFVFGTASSSYQYEGAARIDGRGPSIWDTFTHKYPDKIKDQSNGDVAIDAYHRYKEDVKLMKQMGVDAYRFSISWPRILPYGKLSKGVNPKGLAYYHNLIDELIENGIKPFVTLFHWDLPQALEDEYGGFLSPHVVDDFRDYSNICFKEFGGKVKHWITLNEPWTYSYGGYANGMFAPGRCSKFQQLNCTGGDSGTEPYLVAHNQILAHAAAVDLYRREYQASQKGVIGVTLVSHWFVPISEVQRHQFAAERALDFMFGWFMDPITKGEYPRSMRSLVKNRLPAFTEKQLKMVKGSFDFLGLNYYTAYYASYSSGLKMAKPNYLTDALVIQTVEKNGILIGPEAGSDWLHVYPRGIRDLLLYVKRKYNNPLIYITENGIDEINDEKLSLAEALKDPMRVQYYHDHLAFLNLAIKEGANVKGYFAWSLLDNFEWASGYTVRFGIHYVDYKNGLKRYPKLSAHWFKKFLQKIKY; from the exons ATGGGCATAGAAGTTCAAACCCATGTTTTCTTACTTCTGTTACTATCACTTCTTTTCATACTTGGAAACACAAATGTTGCTATGGGTGTTAATGTCATTCAAGCCAATTATGGGATTGGTGCGCTTAATAGAAGCAGTTTTCCTGGAGGTTTTGTCTTTGGGACAGCTTCATCATCCTATCAG TATGAAGGTGCAGCTCGTATAGATGGTAGAGGCCCGAGTATATGGGATACTTTCACTCATAAATATCCAG ATAAGATCAAAGATCAAAGTAATGGAGATGTGGCAATAGACGCATACCATCGCTATAAG GAGGATGTAAAGCTCATGAAACAAATGGGAGTAGATGCTTACAGATTCTCAATTTCATGGCCGAGAATATTGCCAT ATGGAAAACTAAGCAAAGGTGTGAACCCAAAAGGACTAGCATACTATCATAACCTTATTGATGAACTTATAGAGAATG GTATAAAACCTTTTGTGACTCTCTTTCACTGGGATCTCCCTCAAGCATTAGAAGATGAGTATGGTGGTTTCCTCAGTCCGCATGTTGT GGATGATTTCAGGGATTATTCAAATATTTGCTTCAAGGAATTTGGTGGCAAAGTAAAGCATTGGATTACATTGAATGAACCATGGACCTATAGTTATGGTGGATACGCTAATGGAATGTTCGCTCCCGGGAGATGTTCAAAGTTTCAGCAGCTTAACTGTACTGGTGGAGATTCAGGCACTGAGCCTTACTTGGTTGCTCACAATCAGATTCTTGCTCATGCAGCTGCAGTTGACTTGTATAGGCGTGAATACCAG GCATCTCAAAAGGGAGTAATAGGTGTCACTCTAGTATCGCACTGGTTTGTTCCAATCTCAGAAGTGCAGCGTCATCAGTTTGCAGCTGAAAGAGCTCTTGATTTCATGTTTGGATG GTTTATGGATCCAATAACAAAAGGTGAATATCCTCGTAGCATGAGATCGCTTGTAAAAAACCGGTTACCTGCATTTACTGAGAAGCAGCTGAAGATGGTGAAGGGATCTTTTGATTTCCTAGGATTGAACTATTACACCGCTTATTATGCAAGTTATTCCTCTGGTTTGAAAATGGCAAAACCCAATTACCTCACTGATGCTCTTGTAATCCAAACAG tCGAGAAAAATGGAATTCTAATCGGTCCAGAG GCGGGTTCAGATTGGCTGCATGTTTATCCAAGAGGAATTCGGGACCTTTTGCTTTATGTGAAGAGAAAATATAACAACCCTTTGATTTATATAACAGAAAACG GTATTGATGAGATTAACGATGAGAAATTATCACTCGCGGAAGCACTTAAGGATCCAATGAGGGTGCAATACTACCACGACCATCTAGCTTTCTTAAATCTAGCAATCAA GGAAGGTGCTAATGTGAAGGGATATTTTGCATGGTCATTGTTGGATAACTTTGAATGGGCCTCCGGTTACACGGTCCGATTCGGGATACACTATGTTGATTACAAAAATGGGTTAAAGAGATACCCTAAACTTTCAGCTCATTGGTTTAAGAAATTTCTACAGAAGATCAAATATTGA
- the LOC130797222 gene encoding linoleate 13S-lipoxygenase 2-1, chloroplastic-like yields the protein MASNISVQAVVTVQLTATGFLMNIGLGQGLDGISDLFFGNALKLKLVSSELNPMLETPLDKKPVEGAAKLNIFLEKDPNETKYEAKLQVPNNFGEVGAILVTNEHRREMLIKDITIEGLPQGIVKVHCESWVHSKYDNPEPRIFFTNKSYLPSETPSGLKSLREKDLTQLRGDGTGERKAFDRIYDYESYNDLGNPDQNPDLLRPVLGTKQHPYPRRCRTGRPPTKADPLSEQRVSRFYVPRDENFSDTKTITFGINVLDNVLNALIPTLEATIIDTNLGFESFKEILDLFNKGMELPAGLKNMQNMEKKQLPTLFPSKDLLVFPTTEMMERDELAWLRDDEFARETLAGVNPYAIQLVTEWPLKSKLDPQVYGPPESLITSDVIARQIDGIMSVNEAVEQKKLFMLDYHDLLLPFVNKVRKLEGTTLYGSRTIFFLTCEGTLRPLAIELTRPPSEDDGTPQWKQVFIPCNWDSTESWQWKLAKAHVLAHDSGHHQLISHWLRTHCCVEPYIIGSNRQLSAMHPIKRLLTPYFRFTMMINALARQALINAGGTIETSFSPLSYSMEFSSYVYDKQWRFDQQGLPADLITRGLAVEDPSAPHGLKLAISDYPFANDGLILWDAIKQWVTDYINIYYTSPNMITSDIELQAWWQEIRTKGHPEKKDEPWWPVLDTNASLIDVLTTIIWVASGHHAAVNFGQYAFAGYFPNRPTIARINMPTENPTEQVSNSFIQDPVGFLLQTFPSKIQATRVMAVLSVLSTHSSDEEYIGDQIEPSWVENPKIKAAFEKFNASLKKLEGVIDSRNEDLTLNNRNGVGTIPYQLLKPFSKAGVTGMGVPNSISI from the exons ATGGCTTCAAATATAAGTGTGCAAGCTGTTGTTACTGTGCAATTAACTGCAACAGGATTCTTGATGAACATTGGTTTAGGGCAAGGGCTTGATGGAATTTCAGATCTCTTTTTTGGCAATGCTCTCAAATTGAAACTTGTTAGCTCTGAGCTTAATCCAA TGTTGGAGACGCCATTGGACAAGAAGCCGGTTGAAGGAGCAGCAAAACTAAACATCTTCCTTGAAAAAGACCCAAATGAAACAAAGTATGAGGCTAAGCTTCAAGTGCCCAACAATTTTGGAGAAGTTGGGGCAATCTTAGTTACAAATGAGCACCGTAGAGAAATGCTCATTAAAGACATCACAATTGAAGGTTTGCCTCAAGGAATTGTTAAAGTGCATTGTGAATCTTGGGTGCATTCCAAGTATGATAATCCTGAACCAAGAATCTTCTTCACAAATAAG TCGTACTTACCATCAGAAACCCCATCTGGATTAAAGAGTTTGCGGGAAAAAGATCTAACGCAATTAAGAGGAGATGGCACAGGAGAAAGAAAAGCCTTTGATAGAATATACGATTATGAATCATATAATGATCTTGGTAATCCTGATCAAAATCCTGATCTTCTTCGACCAGTTTTAGGGACCAAACAACATCCTTATCCTAGACGTTGCAGAACTGGACGACCTCCCACTAAAGCAG ATCCATTATCAGAACAAAGGGTAAGCAGGTTTTACGTACCAAGGGATGAAAACTTTTCGGATACAAAGACAATAACATTTGGGATAAATGTTTTGGACAATGTTCTAAATGCATTAATACCCACACTTGAGGCAACAATTATTGATACTAATCTTGGTTTCGAAAGCTTCAAAGAAATTCTTGACCTTTTTAACAAAGGAATGGAATTACCTGCTGGCCTTAAAAACATGCAAAACATGGAGAAAAAACAATTGCCTACTCTCTTTCCATCTAAAGATCTACTTGTGTTTCCTACCACTGAGATGATGGAGA GAGATGAATTGGCTTGGCTTAGAGATGACGAGTTTGCTCGAGAAACTCTTGCGGGTGTAAATCCTTATGCCATTCAGCTAGTCACG GAATGGCCCCTGAAGAGCAAACTTGATCCCCAAGTGTATGGGCCACCCGAATCATTGATCACATCAGACGTGATTGCGCGACAAATTGATGGCATTATGTCTGTCAATGAG GCTGTAGAGCAAAAGAAACTGTTCATGTTGGACTACCATGATTTATTACTTCCTTTTGTGAACAAAGTAAGGAAGTTAGAAGGAACCACATTGTATGGATCTCGAACAATCTTCTTCCTTACTTGTGAGGGCACTCTCCGACCTTTGGCCATCGAGTTAACGAGGCCTCCCAGCGAAGACGATGGGACGCCGCAATGGAAGCAAGTGTTCATCCCATGTAATTGGGACTCTACTGAGAGCTGGCAATGGAAGCTTGCTAAAGCTCATGTTCTTGCTCATGATTCTGGTCATCACCAACTTATTAGCCATTG GTTAAGGACACATTGTTGCGTAGAGCCTTACATAATAGGAAGCAATAGACAACTGAGTGCAATGCATCCAATTAAAAGACTTCTGACACCCTACTTCCGGTTCACGATGATGATTAATGCCCTAGCTCGACAAGCTCTTATCAATGCTGGAGGCACAATTGAGACTTCATTCTCGCCCTTAAGCTATTCAATGGAGTTCAGTTCTTATGTTTATGACAAGCAATGGAGGTTTGATCAACAAGGATTGCCTGCTGATTTAATTACAAG GGGATTGGCTGTGGAAGATCCATCCGCACCACATGGCCTAAAGCTGGCAATATCAGACTACCCATTTGCCAACGATGGCCTTATTCTTTGGGACGCAATCAAGCAATGGGTCACAGACTACATCAACATTTACTACACTTCCCCAAATATGATTACATCTGACATTGAACTCCAAGCATGGTGGCAAGAAATTCGAACCAAAGGACACCCAGAAAAGAAGGACGAACCATGGTGGCCAGTTCTCGACACAAATGCTAGCCTCATCGACGTTCTTACAACCATAATATGGGTTGCTTCAG GTCATCATGCTGCGGTTAACTTCGGTCAATACGCTTTCGCAGGATACTTCCCAAACAGACCAACTATAGCCCGAATCAATATGCCTACAGAAAACCCTACCGAACAAGTTTCAAACAGTTTCATACAAGATCCAGTTGGTTTTTTGCTTCAAACTTTTCCTTCTAAAATACAAGCAACAAGAGTTATGGCGGTTTTGAGTGTATTATCGACACATTCTTCAGATGAAGAATATATTGGTGATCAAATTGAGCCTTCGTGGgttgaaaaccctaaaatcaaagCAGCATTCGAGAAATTTAATGCGAGTTTGAAGAAGTTGGAAGGTGTAATCGATTCGAGGAATGAAGATCTAACTTTGAATAATAGAAATGGTGTTGGGACTATCCCTTATCAATTGCTTAAGCCATTTTCGAAAGCTGGTGTTACTGGCATGGGGGTTCCTAATAGTATTTCTATTTAA